In Altererythrobacter rubellus, the following are encoded in one genomic region:
- a CDS encoding metal-sensitive transcriptional regulator, giving the protein MGISSDSRCPTDAATAKISRLNRIAGQVRGVALMIEDDRYCMDILHQIQAIKSALAKVETQVLKDHAACCVAEAIASGDEAEQRQKFSELIDLLERTRK; this is encoded by the coding sequence ATGGGTATATCAAGTGATTCACGCTGCCCAACAGATGCGGCCACCGCAAAGATAAGTCGCCTTAACCGCATTGCCGGCCAGGTTCGCGGTGTCGCACTTATGATCGAGGATGACCGCTATTGCATGGACATTCTACATCAGATCCAAGCCATTAAGTCAGCTCTCGCCAAGGTAGAGACTCAAGTCCTGAAGGATCATGCTGCGTGCTGCGTCGCTGAGGCGATTGCAAGCGGCGATGAAGCCGAACAACGCCAAAAGTTTTCTGAGCTCATAGATCTGCTTGAGCGGACTAGAAAATAG
- the folE gene encoding GTP cyclohydrolase I FolE, which translates to MNYMSVHDNAEFDPENPLNKPDVPEDVQEAIRTLIRWAGDNPEREGLVDTPKRVGRAWLEYCQGYQSDPAVHLSRIFEEVGGYDEIVLLKDIPFQSHCEHHMAPITGKAHIAYIPDKKVVGISKLARVLHGFANRLQVQERLTAEVADCIWQNLGPRGVAVVIEAEHACMTGRGVKVHEVEMLTSRMMGCFLEDHRSRKEVMSLMGY; encoded by the coding sequence ATGAACTATATGAGCGTGCATGATAACGCTGAGTTTGATCCGGAGAATCCCTTGAACAAGCCTGACGTTCCTGAAGATGTGCAAGAAGCCATTCGTACACTGATTCGCTGGGCCGGAGATAATCCAGAGAGAGAAGGCCTGGTCGACACGCCCAAACGGGTGGGCAGGGCCTGGCTGGAATACTGCCAAGGCTATCAGAGCGATCCCGCAGTCCATCTCAGCCGCATCTTCGAAGAAGTTGGCGGTTATGACGAGATTGTTCTTCTGAAAGACATTCCGTTCCAGTCGCATTGCGAACATCACATGGCGCCAATCACGGGAAAGGCGCATATTGCCTACATTCCCGACAAGAAAGTTGTCGGCATCTCTAAACTCGCGCGCGTCCTTCATGGTTTCGCCAACCGCCTGCAGGTGCAAGAGCGCCTGACTGCTGAAGTTGCCGATTGCATTTGGCAGAACCTTGGACCGCGCGGTGTAGCCGTTGTTATCGAGGCCGAGCACGCTTGCATGACGGGCCGCGGTGTTAAAGTGCACGAAGTGGAAATGCTCACCAGCCGCATGATGGGCTGCTTTCTCGAAGATCATCGCAGCCGCAAGGAAGTGATGAGCCTGATGGGCTACTAG
- a CDS encoding (deoxy)nucleoside triphosphate pyrophosphohydrolase, translating to MRVVAGALQRQDGLWLMHKRPLHKQHGGLWEFPGGKAEVYENQNEALIRELHEELGIKAVLDSHSSIAEARHASPTGGEKIVIALYTCRYWVGEPQALEGGSIGWFTPDEINKLDKPPLDVVLAEKLFEELADKGLQRR from the coding sequence ATGCGTGTGGTGGCTGGCGCTCTGCAGCGCCAAGATGGCCTCTGGCTGATGCACAAGAGGCCCCTGCACAAACAGCATGGTGGACTGTGGGAATTTCCTGGTGGCAAAGCGGAAGTATATGAAAATCAGAACGAAGCCTTGATTCGCGAGCTTCACGAAGAGCTCGGGATCAAAGCCGTCCTCGACTCGCATAGCTCGATTGCTGAAGCGAGACATGCTTCGCCGACCGGCGGTGAAAAGATTGTCATCGCGCTATACACTTGCCGGTATTGGGTGGGGGAGCCGCAGGCATTGGAAGGCGGGTCAATCGGTTGGTTTACGCCTGATGAGATTAACAAGCTCGACAAGCCACCGCTTGACGTAGTGCTAGCGGAAAAACTGTTTGAAGAATTGGCCGATAAGGGATTGCAAAGGCGGTAA
- a CDS encoding Flp family type IVb pilin, whose translation MKLPTFVKRIGSDNSGVTAVEYGLIASLIVIASMGAFGSVADENARMWNTVETVMVEVGSR comes from the coding sequence ATGAAATTACCGACTTTCGTTAAGCGTATCGGGAGCGACAATTCCGGGGTAACCGCCGTCGAATACGGCCTGATCGCAAGTTTAATCGTTATTGCATCCATGGGAGCATTTGGTTCGGTTGCGGACGAGAATGCCCGGATGTGGAACACGGTTGAAACTGTGATGGTCGAGGTGGGATCAAGGTAA
- a CDS encoding Flp family type IVb pilin, producing the protein MTFFNKLLKNEQGATAIEYGLIAALIAVAAITAMGALGDQLDNTFTDVSTKLANA; encoded by the coding sequence ATGACTTTCTTCAACAAGCTTCTCAAAAACGAGCAAGGCGCGACTGCAATTGAATACGGCCTAATCGCTGCACTGATCGCAGTTGCTGCTATCACTGCAATGGGCGCTTTAGGTGACCAGTTGGACAACACCTTCACTGACGTTTCGACCAAATTGGCAAACGCCTAA
- a CDS encoding acetyl-CoA carboxylase carboxyltransferase subunit alpha: MISYLEFEKPISKLEERIAELRAAADNDEVNVGAELKRLEQKSKELLASTYASLTPWQKTQVARHPQRPHLRDYIKHAFDEFVPLGGDRYYGNDEAIQGGFARLKGKRVVLIGHEKGHDTETRLKHNFGMGKPEGYRKAIRLMELAGRFDLPVVTLVDTSGAFPGVEAEERGQAEAIARSTEACLALPTPMVATIVGEGGSGGAVALASAERVLMLEHAVYSVISPEGCASILWRTAEKAPDAAEAMRVTAQHLKRLKIIDRIVKEPVGGAHRAPEAMARSLGNAIAEELEKLGKMPSEQIRQMREERFLQIGAS, encoded by the coding sequence ATGATTTCATATCTCGAATTCGAGAAGCCGATTTCCAAGCTCGAAGAGCGGATCGCAGAATTGCGCGCCGCTGCTGACAATGACGAGGTCAATGTCGGCGCGGAGCTCAAGCGGCTCGAACAAAAAAGCAAGGAACTTCTGGCGAGCACTTATGCCTCGCTAACCCCTTGGCAAAAGACGCAGGTTGCACGGCACCCGCAGCGGCCGCATTTGCGCGATTACATCAAACACGCCTTTGACGAATTCGTGCCATTGGGCGGTGATCGTTATTACGGCAATGATGAAGCGATTCAGGGCGGATTTGCCCGGCTAAAGGGTAAGCGCGTTGTTTTGATCGGCCATGAGAAAGGCCACGATACGGAGACGCGCCTCAAACACAATTTCGGCATGGGCAAGCCAGAGGGCTATCGCAAGGCAATCCGCTTGATGGAACTGGCTGGCCGGTTCGATCTGCCGGTGGTCACGCTGGTGGATACTTCGGGTGCATTTCCCGGCGTTGAGGCCGAGGAACGGGGCCAGGCAGAAGCGATCGCACGCTCGACAGAGGCATGTCTGGCATTGCCGACACCGATGGTGGCGACGATCGTAGGTGAGGGCGGTTCTGGCGGCGCAGTCGCTTTGGCGAGTGCGGAGCGTGTGCTAATGCTTGAACACGCGGTATATTCGGTAATCTCTCCTGAAGGGTGTGCATCAATCCTTTGGCGTACCGCTGAGAAAGCACCTGACGCAGCCGAAGCTATGCGCGTCACTGCGCAACATCTGAAGCGCTTGAAGATTATTGACCGGATCGTGAAAGAACCTGTTGGCGGCGCGCACCGCGCGCCTGAAGCGATGGCGCGGAGCCTGGGCAATGCGATTGCTGAAGAGCTTGAGAAGCTTGGCAAGATGCCATCGGAGCAGATCCGGCAGATGCGCGAAGAACGCTTCCTGCAGATCGGAGCAAGTTAG
- a CDS encoding tyrosine recombinase: MGAASEAFLDMLATERGAAINTLAAYRRDLQGSEDLIGDLAKASRADVQKLAAAWSGLAPSTVARKSSALRQFFGFAVDEGWRGDDPSNALPKPRARRPLPKILSHDDVDKLFNRAELEAGSGKPAAVRQLALLELLYGSGLRASELVSLPVSSVPRDAPLLTVMGKGGQARMVPVSERAKEAIALWMAVRGAPSGPAARFLFPSRAKHLTRVRLYQMLKELALRADIDPGSVSPHVLRHAFATHLLEGGADLRVLQTLLGHADISTTQIYTHVDAARLVALVNARHPLARNAT; the protein is encoded by the coding sequence ATGGGCGCGGCCAGCGAAGCCTTTCTCGACATGTTGGCAACCGAACGCGGGGCAGCGATCAACACGCTGGCGGCGTATCGACGCGACTTGCAGGGCTCGGAGGACCTGATCGGAGACCTGGCTAAGGCATCGCGCGCAGATGTACAGAAACTGGCCGCAGCATGGTCTGGGCTGGCACCTTCTACAGTGGCGCGCAAAAGCTCGGCGCTACGACAATTCTTCGGTTTTGCAGTGGATGAAGGCTGGCGGGGAGACGATCCCTCGAATGCGCTTCCCAAGCCGCGTGCGCGGCGACCCTTGCCCAAGATTCTCTCGCATGATGACGTCGACAAACTTTTCAATCGAGCGGAATTGGAGGCGGGCAGCGGCAAACCGGCGGCGGTTCGTCAATTGGCCTTGCTGGAATTGCTTTACGGTTCGGGATTGCGCGCAAGTGAACTCGTTTCGCTTCCTGTCTCCTCGGTCCCTCGCGATGCCCCCTTGCTGACGGTGATGGGCAAGGGCGGGCAAGCCCGGATGGTTCCGGTGAGCGAGCGCGCCAAAGAGGCAATCGCGCTTTGGATGGCGGTTCGAGGGGCGCCCTCTGGGCCAGCTGCGCGATTCCTGTTCCCGTCGCGCGCCAAGCATTTGACCCGTGTGCGCCTATACCAGATGTTGAAAGAACTGGCTTTGCGGGCCGATATCGATCCCGGATCGGTCAGTCCGCACGTGTTGCGCCATGCCTTCGCAACGCATCTGCTGGAAGGTGGTGCGGACCTGCGCGTGCTACAAACTCTGCTTGGACATGCGGATATTTCCACAACGCAAATTTACACCCATGTCGATGCTGCGCGCTTGGTTGCGCTGGTAAATGCGCGACATCCTCTTGCCCGAAACGCAACATAA
- a CDS encoding shikimate kinase has product MTDAQPTLNEERIAGIIKRLDRPIALVGLMGVGKSTIGRRLANALGRPFVDADHAIEDAAQHKISEIFEQFGEDYFRDGERRVIARLIEEHDGVIATGGGAFVNDDTRALILEQAIAVWIDCDIDTLVERTARKNTRPLLKTGDPREILSNLYENRKGFYSQAQIHVMSDAGPHDYTVTKILEALDSWL; this is encoded by the coding sequence ATGACTGACGCACAGCCTACCCTCAATGAAGAGCGGATTGCCGGAATCATCAAGCGGCTGGACCGGCCAATCGCATTGGTCGGGCTGATGGGCGTGGGCAAGTCGACCATCGGAAGGCGGCTGGCCAATGCGTTGGGCCGCCCGTTTGTCGATGCGGACCACGCGATAGAAGACGCCGCCCAGCACAAGATTTCAGAAATCTTCGAACAATTCGGTGAGGACTATTTTCGCGACGGAGAACGGCGTGTGATTGCCCGGCTCATCGAAGAACACGATGGCGTTATCGCGACCGGCGGCGGGGCATTCGTAAACGACGATACACGCGCCTTGATTCTGGAACAGGCAATTGCGGTTTGGATTGACTGCGACATCGATACCTTGGTCGAGCGCACAGCGCGCAAGAACACCCGCCCACTACTCAAAACCGGCGACCCGCGTGAGATACTCAGCAATCTCTACGAAAATCGCAAAGGCTTCTATTCGCAGGCACAAATCCATGTCATGAGCGACGCCGGTCCGCACGATTACACTGTGACGAAAATTCTGGAGGCGCTCGACTCATGGCTGTGA
- the aroB gene encoding 3-dehydroquinate synthase — MAVIPVQLAGRSYEVLVDHGLLDDAANVGAAFLRKETVPIVADTNAKAHHGKRLEAALATAGHKATWFEVASGEASKSWQGLQELTDWLLAQGVERGDQVFALGGGVVGDLTGFACAILKRGCGFVQIPTTLLAQVDSSVGGKTAINTNAGKNLIGAFHQPALVLIDPATLDTLPDREMRAGYAEVIKYGILADREFFDWLAENGKKVVARDPGALVHAISTSVAAKARIVAEDERETSGARALLNLGHTFGHALEAETGFSDRLLHGEGVALGMVLAARYSARRGLISVEDAALVASAIEASGLPSEISQLGLYCDGSKLADHMLHDKKMDAGTLPFILLRGIGAAYLAKDVALDDVASFLDEQLQ, encoded by the coding sequence ATGGCTGTGATCCCGGTCCAACTAGCTGGTCGAAGTTATGAAGTGCTGGTCGATCACGGCTTGCTTGACGATGCCGCGAATGTTGGCGCAGCATTTTTGCGCAAGGAAACTGTCCCGATTGTCGCCGATACCAATGCGAAGGCGCACCATGGCAAACGTCTTGAAGCTGCCCTGGCTACGGCAGGCCACAAAGCCACATGGTTTGAGGTAGCATCCGGAGAAGCCTCCAAAAGCTGGCAAGGCCTCCAGGAACTAACCGACTGGCTGCTTGCGCAAGGGGTAGAGCGCGGCGATCAAGTGTTTGCGCTGGGCGGCGGCGTGGTTGGCGATCTGACCGGATTTGCCTGCGCAATCCTGAAGCGTGGCTGCGGCTTCGTGCAAATCCCCACCACCTTGCTCGCTCAGGTTGATTCTAGCGTAGGCGGGAAGACCGCAATCAACACAAATGCGGGCAAGAATTTGATCGGGGCATTCCATCAGCCCGCGCTCGTGCTGATCGACCCTGCCACACTCGACACATTGCCGGATCGCGAGATGCGCGCGGGCTATGCCGAAGTGATCAAATACGGCATTCTGGCCGACCGCGAATTCTTCGATTGGCTCGCCGAAAATGGCAAGAAAGTAGTCGCCCGCGATCCAGGCGCGCTTGTCCATGCGATTTCGACAAGCGTAGCGGCCAAGGCGCGGATTGTCGCAGAGGACGAGCGCGAGACCAGCGGCGCGCGCGCGTTGCTGAATCTGGGTCACACGTTTGGACATGCGCTTGAAGCGGAAACGGGTTTTTCCGACAGATTGCTTCATGGTGAGGGTGTCGCACTCGGTATGGTACTCGCCGCCCGGTACTCGGCGCGGCGCGGACTAATCAGCGTTGAGGACGCCGCATTGGTTGCCAGCGCTATCGAGGCATCCGGCCTTCCGTCGGAGATTTCGCAGCTCGGACTCTATTGCGATGGCTCCAAACTGGCGGATCACATGTTGCACGACAAGAAGATGGACGCGGGCACTTTGCCATTCATTTTGCTGCGCGGCATCGGTGCAGCATATCTGGCAAAGGACGTAGCTCTGGATGACGTTGCAAGCTTCCTCGACGAGCAGCTTCAATAG